The DNA window TTGAAGTACAGGTAATTCTAAATGCATGACATGATTTGGTCTATTTAAACTGAGAGTTTAAGTAACACTAACTAAACAGTTTCAAACTTCTATATAACTTACAGCCAATTAAGCATACTGCACAACCACTTCTCAGGAAGATGCTCCGTCTTCATTCCATAGGGTAGAAGACGCCACTTTTGACATTTGTCACAACAAACCCAGTCCTCTTCAATAACGACAGGATTCACAGTAGCTAGTTCAGTTGCCAATTCTCCTCTAGTCAGAAAATCACTACTTGCATTTTTTAGGTCTGTGCCAGAGAACTGAGCCTCGCTTTTTTTATTCTTGGTTTCCTGCTTTTTAAAATTGGAATGTTTCTGATATTCTTTCTCAGAAGCTTCACCCTTTTCCCTAGGCTGAACACCTTTATGTGACACTACTTTATCAGGTATCTGCAACAAATCTTTGTATTCGTTACGAACCCTTTGAATCTCCTTACTAGCCCTTAAATTATTTGCTTTATCAGATTTCTTATTTTCCTTGAGCATTGTACTGACTTGAGCTACAGAAGCTATCTTGCTAGAGTTACGAGTATCCTTAGAGCTTCTTTTGCCTTCAAATGAAAACTTTTTAGTACCATGAGATGTTTTCACTTCTTTCTTATCAGTACTCTCTTGGGAATTACAAGTCACTCCCATATTCAAATCTTTGTTGCATCCGAAAAGATTGTTCTCAACTTTCAATCGATTGCGGATTCCATCAGTTTTGCACCATTTGTCTTCCCTGGAGCTACTTGCAACATCCTTGAGACTTTCCCCGATCCTCTGCCTTGACTTTTCATATTTGCCACCTTTTATGCCAGTTATTGGCTCCAATGATATATTCCTAGTGAAAGAAGTCTCTATATCCTTTGTGGATCCATTAGGAACTGGAGCTGCTTCAGCCACGTCTTCAATAACATTTTTCATGGTAACACTTTTCAATCCTTTGCTTGAAAGGACAGTCGCACTATCATCAAAGTCCATGTTATAACTTCCTTTTAATCTTGCCTTCACCGAATTTAGAGCCTTATCCTTAGTTCTGACTTTCTCCTCCAATTTTGAACCAGTGTCTCCTTGATTCTCCACTAACAAGGTAGGTGGTCGGAGAGTTTCCTCCCTTGTCAAGCGAAGCAGGGTTTCATCAAGAGGTGATAGTATTAATCCCCCTAGAATTGCAGATGACGTCATAATCTGTTCCATAACAAGTGAAAAAAAAGAACATGTCAATTTGTGGTCAAATTCCAAATAAAAGAAGTTGAGGAATGTAGGCTTCACCTGAACAATGCTGGTAGGAGATATATTGGGAGTCTCTTCAGGACTATTCCCCATTGATGAAGATGGAGAGATGAGCCCCAAGCCGCTGTAAATTGCGGCATTTGATTGAGCAGCTTTATCAGAACCCATTATTATTCGGACTTTCAAATTTCTGTAGTCAGAGGAGTTAGATGGCTTATTCGAAGGTAAGTTATTCTGCGTCAAGTTCTTATTGGCTTGATAAGAAGACAAACACTGGTCTGGCTTTGCTGAAGCACTAGCAGATAAGACTTTTTCGAAGGTCAGTGGCTGCAAATTCCGGGTGGTGCTAGTTTCAGGCTTCAAAGATTGAACAGCATCCAAAGGAGGACGACTATTCTGAGGAGTTACCTGTATAGGTAACACAATCCAGAAATTCATATGCCAAAAACTTGGTCATCTTAACCAGTTTATCGTCCTAAGTCAAAAGATCAAACATAGAATATTCCATATACCTCAAAACTTGAATTATTGGGTGACCTTGGCATGCTATAATTTTGAACATTCTGTGGAGTCTTTGGCTGACACCAAATTGATGGAGACCTTTGATATGTGGGTAAAAATGAACCATAACCACCATATTTAGCCCCTGCCAGTAATGAAAATTGATGCTATCAAACACCAAAGAAAGAATAACTCTTGACCACTCTTTGAAACACTATAACTCATACAATTTGTAACATACCCAGATTTTCTGCAGAAATGCCGCCTTCAAAATCTTTTTGAAAATGGCCCAGAACATTCTGAATCTTTTCATCCTTCAAATACACAAAAGTGTTATTGTTAGAGTAACTAATTCCAATCACTCAATTAGAAGAGTGGTTATAAAATGTATAGTGATCGGTTCTAATAACGAATGCCCTCTGTTTTTAGTACAATTACAAACTACATCCTTACTTTAGCAACTAAATCCAATTTACATTCCTTCACTAATCTCAGTCTCCCTATGTGGCTACATTGAACTAAGCAACCCCAAGTAATCGAATCAACAATAACATGAatataacaacaacaacaacacagAATGGAATTCTTACAATGTAAGAGAGTGCAATATCAGGATCAATGAATTCATCTTCCTTATAATAACAAGCCTCCCCTTCTTCAATCTCATCAATGTCTTCCATTTCAAGTCTCCTTCTTCTTGcactaaccctaaccctaaaccgaAACCCACCTCCCCTTAAACACTACGACCAAAACCCTCTTTCCCAAAAGTCCAATATACGCGCCTATGAATAAGTACCCACAAAAATACTCTAGAAACCCagcaaaaaaaagaaaaatattttgtcaaacCAATAAAATCGCAAAGCGTAACCGACCCTCATTCAACCCGATTGATCAATCAGATGTATGTATATCAGTATATACAACATATCTGTAGATTAATGTGCATAATACACAAAAACGTAAAGAAAATGAATAAGTTCGGGTGAATAGAATCGATTTCTTAATAATCCATAGATGTTAGAGCGAAGATATATCGATTTCTCAAGAACCCACTTCGATCGGCAGAGGAATTGATCGTGTTGATATGATTAAGAGAGGGAAGACGCTTGGAAGATGTGTTCACATAAACAGCAGAGAAAAGATAGCTGCTGCTGCGTATATTGCTGTGTCTTCCCTCTTTCCCCTTTTTTGAGACTTGATTAAAAATTACTGCTTTTTGTTTAAGAATTAATAAACCCTCTATTCTCGtgattttttcttaataataaattaattaaatctcTAAACCTACATTCCATAATATAGGGctttataaaatcaaacaagggccttttttttcttttaagttttaGCCAATTTAATCTCATTTAAACTATATAACAAAGACTATTATTCAACAagttgtaataaaaaaaattgttattaaaatcCCTAAATAATAGCAATAAATATAGTGTTTACTTGTTATTTACATACAACACTTCtgttttaacaaaataaaagaaatacataATTTGTAggtttattatttaagaatattctTTGAAGTTAAAAGGATAAGTGAAGTCTTGTTTGAGTCATATTgcattcttaaatatatatttaagggttatatatattgaaataaattatgggtaatatattgtttaatttactggataaattttatttattcagtaataaaatatttagggTTTCAATTCATCtcgaaatatattattaaatatgtcCGTGAGCCCATTAACGATTTTCTAAACGAATATTTTCACCTCCACGAGTCTCTAAACGAACATGCTCATAAGCCCATTAGCGagtttgtaaataaatatatatgttcacGAGAGCCCGAATCTAAAAGCTCTATATTGACTCGTAGGGCGTCGTAGGGTTGAACTTAAGATAAGTTGGATAGTGCCCCCACTTTTATAGgctctaatttttaatatttaataatattatattattaatattattttttccttttttttctcctttaatattaaatatatattataaaaataattttttttatttcctttttaatCTCCTAtttcgtattataatatattaattatttatatctcatttaatattattaaaataaaaaaaataaataatattttgagggCCCAAAAATTTAAACTTGCATCTCAGGCCAAGCTAGGCAACCGCACAACTTCTTCGGCcctataactaaaaaaaattcttgtttGAACCGACAACCTTAATATCACTATTAAAGCACTTAATCAATTtgactaaattatattttttttaattaaataaaaaaaatattatatattattatacttttgaGTTGAAGGACTACAGGGTGTTATTTTAGTTATCTTTAAGTTTTAGTCAATTTAATCTCATTTAAACTATATAACAAAGACTATTATTCAACAAGttgtacttaaaaaaaatattgttattaaaatCCCTAAATAATAGCAATAAATATAGTGTTTACTTGTTATTTGCATACAAcacttttgttttaacaaaataaaaaaaaaaaatacatagttTGTATGTAggtttattatttaagaatattctATGAAGTTAAAGGATAAGTGTAAAGTCTTGTTTGAGTCATATTgcattcttaaataaatatatatataagggttatatatattgaaataaattatgggtaatatattgttttatttatccaataataaaatattttgggtTTCAATTCATCtcgaaatatattattaaatatgtcCGTGAGCCcattaacaattttataaacGAACATCTTCACGAGTCTCTAAACAAATATCTCTAAACGAATATGCTCATAAGCCCATTAGCGagtttgtaaataaatataatgttcaCGAGAGCCTAATCTAAAAGCTCTATATTGACTCGTAGAGCGTCTCATGGTAAAGCAACATATGCAGTTGCATAGGGTCCCCACTTTTATAGGTCcccaatttttaatatttaataatattatattattaatattattttttcctttttttctcttttaatattaaatatatattataaaaacaattttttatttcctttttaatCTCCTAtttcgtattataatatattaattatttatatctcattttatattattaaaattacaaaaaattactattttagggGTCCAAAAATTTAAACTTGTATCTTAGGGCCGAGGCAAGCTAGACAAACGCACAACTTCTTCCGCCCTTACaactaaaaaaaatcttgtttgattctACAACCTTAATATCACTACTAAAGCACTTAATCAATTTgactaaattgtttttttttgttaaattaaataaaaaatattatatattattatacttttgaGTTGAAGCGGTAAGGACGATAAAGTGTTATTTTagttatctttaattaaaaaaaatcaatataacataaagttaagtaaaaaataataataacttaccAGTCATGTTGacttgtttaaattttttaacttttaaatggATTAGACTTAGGTAGTTAAGACTAACCGAAGTCTGAACTTTATACCAAGTTTTGAATAATTGTTGAGTAGTTTTTACATCCCTATATATATTGAATCAAATTATGAACAATCCTAATGTATATAGAGTTTCATTGACTAGGttagtaattaaataattaaataatgaaaaataaattacttttaactttatattatatttcatatatatttgtattaataaattcatggtttatataaaaaaaatacaagttaTTGATGAAACATTTTTTTGCCAAAGCTTTTGATAATGTAATCTTGCTGAAGTCATATTTATCCTTTAAacatgttataaaaaaatatggtaacatattttgtatgtaaatatttgttttaaccaataatcaatcatatgataaaataacattttaattaaagttttgaGAAAAAGGATTACATCCAGAAAGGCTTCAGCGGATTGTTGACCAGGATATTCAAAATTAGACAAACTGTAATATATCTGGATGTTTTgaaatcttaatttaatatattttgttaagatataatatataaatttattaaaaatttaattagtgtaataatatattattatatatattaataatctaatatCTATTagacataaattatataattatatataatataatggttattttaTTCCTTCACTTCATAGAgtgttttaataaatttattattgtattttttttaatatatatattttttagatgtttttattttatataattattaaatttggtgtttttttttacttatttataactatttagtCAACAAAATATCGTATTGATGTTGGAATGGAAATAATACTCACGGAGTCACGAGtaacatcattttcatttttagttgttatcattatatatataatgatgcttaatttttaaagtgtctgaattgtcgggtcgagagttgtggttaatttggatatatgtgagagtaaatgaatacttgggtcggattgtgggttgacccgccataaaaattttacggtaatatttttttcacggttttttatattattactcgtgcaaatacacgtgataaatgctagtttaatttaatagttaatatccataaatgctagtttaatttaatagttaatatccATAAACTTTTACGTTGTCGTATATCTCATACATATTTAAGAGTGTGCTTTAGCTcaccaatatttttattttttaacggtaatatataacataatttctaattttttaatttttcaatttaattaactatttacttatctcattctaaaaaataatggtAAAATCAATGTTCATACACTCgttttatacattattttattttattttattattaaatcaaaccccattttttttaaatcacccCCAAACTATAATTAGTGAATAGTCCAGAATAGTCCACACAAACACGTttgaagaatattatatatcattaacattttaaaatctCTTCTTTAACAAACTTCAAGATaacaattttgtttatattttgagtttgaaaaaatatattaacattttgagattgagaaaagatgttaaagatataatatattatatattatcataatattattatatattttttcttatattaaaaggTAACTAATATtagacataaattatttaattttatatataattcaataagaTGTATCTCTATTTTAAcctacttaattaattatatcaatctGTATAAACCTGTACATAACtgtatattacaatttttaattaagtacTTATATAAGTTTTCTTGTGTGGTCACATTttcagttattttatttaatatttaaatttagaacTTATCAACAACAATCTACCctagaaaacaaaacaaagacaGGGTAGTGTTTGAGGATGTCCCTTTCAACTGCAAAAGAAACTATAATTCCTAGTTCAATTTTGGACAGAATAATGAGGATCTACTTGTTACAAATTCTGGTGAGTTTGGTCTGGTTATCGAACAATCTTTTGTTTCGGATCAAATTGAGGAGTAAGGTTTAATTGCATAAGACATAACCAAATTTAGATTTAAGGATAAGACTTCGATTGTCACCTTGAAAAGGATGGCAACAATAAAATGGATAAACTATATTACAATGGAGGACActccaacaacaacaaaaaaatgataatttcaaaGGATTTGAGAAAGGGTTATATATCATCTTCATTTGTGATGGGGAATTACTTTTCAGTATATAAATGagttatttactaattaaaatataatgaggAAATGGTATTAAGATATgtgatgaaaaaaaaagaagctaaaatatatataagttatgtTCAACAGCTATGTTACTTCCAAATATATGCTTGAAATGCTTGacaattgttattatatttataaagttgctgaatttgtaaatatatattttttcctgtGATGCTACAAAGTTAATAAAATGATGTAacgtattattattataatctttcttcttttttaagtcaacttttttatattaaaaaaaacacaagattACAAAGGGAGAAAGATGGGAAGAAGAAAACCACAACTATTGTCTAGTTTGGGTAAAAAATTACAGCTTGATTTTTGAATtgcatttttattcaaatttcttatttattctcacattattacaataattttgattgtatatatcataaataaatatatatatatatatatattaaaacacaataaatacaaaattatataattacaaaaatctatctctatcaaattttctcaaaattttcctcaaattgtatatatatataaattaaaatactgaAATCTCAATAAACAATATTCAATCTtttcaatcttttaaaaaaaaatatatattcaaaacgtctctaaatattatttcattttaaaacgTGACAAAtcatgaaaacaaataaaaatgatgtattaAAATAAGATGATTGCACGTTTTGTTTTATCGAggctaaaattttgatattttaaaccTATATGACACCATTCAAAGTCCGGACCTCATAGAGTGAAATCAACCCAAATTCGAgcttcaaataataattgggcctaaaaaaacatattttatctcATAGACTCGTACCATTGATGTATCGAATCAGTAATTCCGAAgaactataaaataaaaaattgcacTACAAGAAGATTGTCATATGAATACTTTGCCTAAATCAGTGCTCACTCATGTTCTGTTATCAGGGCAAGTGTACCTTATTTATGTGTCACAGAACATCTAAATGATCTAATAATAAGCCATTGCATACCATTAAAGGTCATTgcagaaataataataataatataaacttttaacatttaaaagGAAAAATCTTTGGTTAGATTTTCCTTAAAGATTAAGACTATTTTTTAAAGGTAATCTTTTACATAAATGGATGGCTTTTTCCAGTAAATAGCTTAGCTTACAAGAGAGAGTGGGAGCacaaatatttatcaaaatgattttagtcactctttaattaatttacacaCGACCAAACATTGGGTTTTATACCTTCACACAGGAAAAGGCTTTCGCGGGGTTGGCACCCGATTTTCCATAGACTGCAGTCTCTGCTTTAGATGAAATACTTCAACCTGCACATTAAATATAACCACGCTTAAAtaagaaaatgttaaaaaaagaaagtttGCACAAATTATACATACATTTAACTGGAATGCTCGCCCTCTTTCTCCTGCGAGAATTCCTCTAGTTGAATGTAGCTCCTAGAGTAAGTTGGagataaaagattaattattttatataggaaattaaaaaatatatggttTTGTGTGATTTTAATTTACCTTCTGTGTGTCATCCAAAACAGCTTTGAGAAAGGCGACGTCATGTTCCAGCCTTACATTATCGGAATGAACAATATTGGCCAAGTTATTGGCCTCTTCATGAGCCAACTCAACTCCTGTTAGTTTCTCTCTTAATAATTCCACTTCTTTCAATGCAtccatcaattttttttctgtttCTTGCTTGTTCTTCAGAACAGAAGATACATTCTTTTCTGCACCTTCTCTACTAGCTATTTCAGCTGCAAGCTGCCCTTCCAATATCCCATTCTTTCTTATCAGTGCAGCCATTTTAGTTTCGTATAGTTCGTAGAAATTTGTTGGGACTGTGGCTGATCCTGATCCTGATGATCTGCCCTCTGGTTCTAGTAAAACCACAACGTCATCTTCGTTAGACATAATGAATCCATTTCCTTGATTTTTGGGCTCGACTGGAGGAGATGTCTCCTCTGAACTGCTTTTACCTGCATTAGTATTGCTAGTCTGTGTCCCAATGTCAAGTTGTCTTGTTCTTTGCTCTCGCACCTGACAAAAAAAAGTTACttccatttattttttcttagatCTAGATCTGGATCCAGATTCAGAAACAAAGTTTACTTACTGTTTGTTACCTGTGAAAAATGTTCAGCTTCTGAACTTTTTGCTGTCTTGATAATGGTCTCTTCTTCGCAGTGAAATTGCTTGCGGAGAGATACATTAGCTGAATCAGCAAATAAGGACTCTGACAATGATCTTCTGCCAGAACCATGTTGCTCAATGACAGATGCCAGATTCTGCCTTGTAACGTTTTCAGCTGGGCCGGGGACAGAAATATCGGTTAGATGTGTATATAACATGCCTGCTGCGGATGAGGAATGATTTGAAGAAACCAAAGGTACTTGAACTTTTGAGAGAGTTGACCGCCTTGAGGAAGATGAATGTTTTTCCATGATCAACACTTCAACCTGTGAAAGAGAtgtaattcataaaaaaatgtcatccaacaagatgaagagagattttttttataaacctgATTTGATGCTTCCTTCTTGAATCCT is part of the Impatiens glandulifera chromosome 1, dImpGla2.1, whole genome shotgun sequence genome and encodes:
- the LOC124920649 gene encoding acyl-CoA-binding domain-containing protein 4 isoform X3; this encodes MVVVGGETASGLLDDVQVLNFDNFTWNAASSKLYLSPTNLPLKIPGCKGHCLVSWGKKVLLIGGRTDTPSDRISVWAFDTDTECWSLMEAKGDIPISRSGHTVARASSILILFGGEDAKKRKLNDLHMFDLKSLTWLPLHCTGAGPSPRCNHVATLYDDKMLLIFGGASKSRTLNDLYSLDFEAMIWSRIKTHGFHPPPRAGCCGVLCGTKWYITGGGSKKKRHSETLIFDILKNEWSVAAVPAPSSITTNKGFSLVLVPNKERDFLVAFGGFKKEASNQVEVLIMEKHSSSSRRSTLSKVQVPLVSSNHSSSAAGMLYTHLTDISVPGPAENVTRQNLASVIEQHGSGRRSLSESLFADSANVSLRKQFHCEEETIIKTAKSSEAEHFSQVREQRTRQLDIGTQTSNTNAGKSSSEETSPPVEPKNQGNGFIMSNEDDVVVLLEPEGRSSGSGSATVPTNFYELYETKMAALIRKNGILEGQLAAEIASREGAEKNVSSVLKNKQETEKKLMDALKEVELLREKLTGVELAHEEANNLANIVHSDNVRLEHDVAFLKAVLDDTQKELHSTRGILAGERGRAFQLNVEVFHLKQRLQSMENRVPTPRKPFPV